A window from Temnothorax longispinosus isolate EJ_2023e chromosome 1, Tlon_JGU_v1, whole genome shotgun sequence encodes these proteins:
- the LOC139821284 gene encoding uncharacterized protein — MADILSIGGEPIFDERIIGIETHTYNPYVNTTFGHNDEIRIPIQQQDLYTLPCDSFLYVEGRLNDDGATNEEQYAKLVNNCVAFMFDEIRYELDSVEIDRCRNVGITSTIKNYVSLTVERARKLQNAGWSYPTSESNLNNASHQFNFCVPLNILLGFCEDYRRVVINARHELILIRSRSDHNCVVDPKKTVPRDPAKDPKITLLKVQWRMPHVALNDVTKLSLLRTLESGRFLSAGFRSWDLYEFPLLQSTTKHSWAVKAAPQLEKPRYVIFALQTGRRNEFAGDASRFDHCALANVKLYLNSEFYPYDDVNVDFESDKFAVLYEMYAKFRGAYYGNDRDDALFSPREFARVAPLAVIDCSRQNESVKSATVDVRIEFKNKENVPPKTTLQNHHSFLSHRSRSSHRVQSADQRSAQNYLTEIEVVEILYPGN; from the coding sequence ATGGCCGACATCCTGAGTATCGGCGGTGAGCCGATCTTCGACGAGCGCATCATCGGAATCGAGACTCACACGTATAACCCGTACGTCAACACAACGTTCGGACACAAcgacgagatacgaatacccatacaacagcaggatCTGTATACACTGCCGTGCGACAGTTTTCTGTACGTCGAGGGACGACTCAACGACGACGGCGCGACGAATGAGGAACAATACGCGAAATTAGTCAACAACTGCGTCGCGTTTATGTTCGACGaaattcgatacgagctcgaCAGCGTGGAGATCGACCGGTGTAGAAACGTCGGCATAACCAGCACGATAAAGAACTACGTGTCGCTGACCGTCGAACGAGCCAGAAAACTGCAGAACGCTGGATGGAGTTATCCGACGAGCGAATCGAATCTGAACAACGCGTCCCATCAATTCAACTTTTGCGTACCTTTGAATATTCTTTTGGGTTTCTGCGAGGACTACAGACGCGTGGTGATAAACGCGCGACACGAGCTTATCCTGATACGCTCTCGTAGCGACCACAACTGCGTCGTAGATCCGAAGAAGACCGTGCCGAGAGATCCGGCCAAGGATCCTAAAATTACGTTGTTGAAAGTGCAATGGCGTATGCCTCACGTGGCGCTGAACGACGTGACTAAATTATCGCTGTTGCGAACGTTGGAGAGCGGACGATTTCTGAGCGCGGGCTTTCGCTCTTGGGATCTGTACGAATTTCCCCTGCTGCAAAGCACGACCAAGCATTCGTGGGCAGTGAAAGCCGCGCCGCAATTGGAGAAGCCGCGATACGTCATATTCGCGCTGCAGACCGGACGGCGAAACGAATTCGCGGGCGACGCCTCGAGGTTCGATCATTGCGCGCTCGCTAACGTGAAATTGTATCTCAACTCGGAATTCTATCCCTACGACGACGTAAATGTGGATTTCGAGAGCGACAAGTTCGCCGTGCTGTACGAGATGTACGCGAAATTTCGAGGAGCGTATTACGGGAACGATCGCGACGACGCGCTCTTTTCCCCGCGCGAATTCGCGCGGGTAGCTCCGCTCGCGGTGATCGATTGTTCCCGTCAAAACGAATCGGTGAAGAGCGCCACCGTGGACGTGCGCATCGAGTTCAAAAACAAGGAAAACGTTCCGCCGAAAACCACGCTCCAAAACCACCACAGCTTTTTGTCTCATCGTTCACGATCGAGTCATCGAGTACAGTCCGCTGACCAACGTAGTGCGCAAAATTATCTAACGGAAATTGAAGTTGTGGAAATACTTTATCCGGGAAACTGA
- the LOC139821372 gene encoding interstitial collagenase-like, translating to MRLAYIIALTACFNAAACINSTITDDNYAFTFEYLQKYGYLSKDVDAIPAQRRNDVFRKAFKDFQNYYELPGDGTPNNETLQFMSKPRCGFRDILKHGTKASLSKWPKTHLTWHFHLADETELSTAQAAFDLWSQHSALTFERSETSNADIIISWRRLLHYNTNAEVNGALCSVKFDGPGNVLAHASLPTDQAGFVSEVHVDGDEPWHIYVNKHPADKFSLHYTLTHEIGHSLGLVHNRRKTSVMFAIQPDQQYPVKLDQNDIIDIQRLYGEKIENDPPRRTPAPPPPPPPPPSPDLCSLDRVNGILILENRMYISYKRYVWSIDLDGKTYNGPLALSNHISFLHDNYTRVTAAYQSPSGDLMVFVDNLVYLVQYPEFSLRPGWPKTLQELGFPENALINGAVNTHRGRSYVVFNGNAVGEIDECDKDKRVAKFTPLEATFPGIPKGVTSIFRYIDGNLYFTTRAQFYKFNEFTRTVSSAGKFDLRILNIVCPKADLLQQLRDLLDRIVRLNDNSLTSASDY from the coding sequence ATGCGGCTCGCGTACATAATCGCGTTAACCGCGTGTTTTAACGCCGCGGCGTGCATCAATTCCACAATTACGGACGACAATTACGCGTTCACGTTCGAATACCTGCAGAAATACGGATATCTGTCCAAAGACGTGGACGCGATTCCGGCTCAGAGACGAAACGACGTTTTTCGCAAAGCCTTCAAGGATTTTCAGAATTACTACGAATTACCCGGCGACGGAACGCCCAACAACGAAACGCTGCAATTCATGAGTAAACCGCGATGCGGTTTCCGAGATATCCTGAAGCACGGAACGAAAGCGAGCCTGTCCAAATGGCCGAAGACGCACCTGACGTGGCATTTTCACTTAGCCGACGAAACCGAGCTGAGCACGGCGCAGGCCGCGTTCGACCTGTGGTCGCAGCATTCTGCATTGACGTTCGAACGCTCCGAAACGTCGAATGCCgacattataatatcttgGCGACGCCTACTACACTATAACACGAACGCCGAGGTAAACGGAGCATTGTGCTCGGTCAAATTCGACGGCCCCGGCAACGTGCTCGCCCACGCGTCTCTCCCGACGGACCAAGCGGGGTTCGTTTCCGAGGTGCACGTCGACGGGGACGAGCCGTGGCACATTTACGTCAACAAACATCCCGCTGATAAGTTTTCCCTGCATTACACGCTGACGCACGAGATCGGCCACTCTCTCGGATTGGTGCACAACAGGCGCAAAACATCGGTGATGTTCGCGATACAGCCGGACCAGCAGTATCCGGTGAAGCTCGACCAAAACGACATCATCGACATTCAACGTTTGTAcggtgaaaaaattgaaaacgatCCGCCGCGTCGGACGCcagcgccgccgccgccgccgccaccgccgccgtcgccggaCCTGTGCAGCCTCGATCGCGTGAACGGGATATTGATTTTGGAAAATCGAATGTACATCTCGTACAAACGTTACGTTTGGTCGATCGATCTGGACGGTAAGACGTACAACGGACCTTTAGCCCTCTCGAATCACATAAGCTTTCTTCACGACAATTACACGCGCGTGACCGCTGCCTATCAATCCCCGTCCGGCGATCTCATGGTGTTCGTAGATAATTTGGTATACTTGGTTCAATATCCGGAATTTAGTCTGCGGCCAGGTTGGCCGAAGACCCTGCAAGAACTCGGATTTCCCGAAAACGCGCTGATCAACGGAGCGGTGAACACCCACAGAGGACGTTCCTACGTGGTGTTCAACGGTAACGCGGTGGGCGAGATAGACGAATGCGACAAGGACAAGAGAGTCGCCAAATTTACGCCCCTCGAGGCGACGTTTCCCGGAATACCGAAAGGCGTGACGTCGATATTCCGCTACATCGACGGCAATCTGTACTTCACCACTCGGGCGCAGTTCTACAAATTCAACGAATTTACGAGGACCGTCTCGTCAGCCGGTAAATTCGATCTGCGGATACTGAATATCGTCTGCCCTAAGGCCGACCTGCTGCAGCAGTTGCGCGATCTCCTCGATCGAATCGTACGCCTCAACGATAACTCGCTAACGTCGGCGAGCGATTATTAG